The sequence gggggagacagggacaTGGGAGTGAACTGAAAACCTCAAAAGATGAGATCATAGATTTTTGTACTGGAAGGTTACAGGAGCAAggtagatcggccatgatcaaatTAAGTGGCAGGTCACGCTCCACGGGATGAAACAGTGTCCTTTGCTGGCTTCACCAACTGGGCTGAAGTAAAAAGTGGATAAAAAGACAGAACTAGCCAAAATGTTAACTTTTTAATAAGAATTATTAATTGTAacaacttaatttttaaaaagggatacaATTAGTCTTTAGCATCAACTGGGATTTATATACATTTCATTCGCtagtgtcttttaaaaaaatcaaaaatatattgtacccttattgctctggagagtgcTGTAAAATATATAATATACATCCATATTTACATATATTTTAACATATTTAATAGGCATTCCAATAATCCACCACAGGTTAAGATCCCGGACTTTGGTGACGTTGCAGATTTAACCGTTCTGTGAGGATGTTAACTGAAAGGAACGGACCTGGCCTTCGGTGTCTGCGGGCCAGCTGACTGTAGCAAGCCCACGTGTGACTTTCAAGAACATTCCTTTGCCAAAGGACGGACATCACCTGACAAAAGCAGTACggcgtgtggggtggggagggtgcgcCGTTACACACCCATCTCCTTAACCTTTGCAAACTTGAGTTTAGGTGGGGTCTTCCGCTTGGTTTTCGAGGAATCGTCCGTGTTCCTGCTGATTTTGTACAATTCGATCGCGTACGCAGTCACAAACACCATCCAAAAAATGTGTGCAAGCAACCGCATGGTgagcccaaaccattccagtgcTTGCACACTACTCGGAAGCCCACTATTCACAGGCATTAAGACACTCAGGAAGCAAATCTTTGAAATCTCATACAAGAATATCCAAGTGATATAGCCTGCCACGCCCCAGAATATCTCCTTCCAGATAAACAGGAACAAGAGAATAACTGCAATAATAGTCAGACAGGTAAAGATAATTGATCCAATGCAGAATGCATAAAGATTGGAATCTTCATTATCCCCAGACCCAAAAGTATCCAGAGGCGTCAAGTAACGAAAATGGCCAGCTTCGAAGATGAGTTGCATGATGGACACCATCAACATGAACAGACCGGCCACAATAGTTCCTTCTTTGGCGTTCAACCCACACACATCTCCGGAAAACAGTTTTTTCAATCTGGAGAACACGTTACGAATGTTCAGCATGTCGTTTCTTGGTGCTGTACATCCTTCTGAAAGTTGAGGAGCTCCTTTCGCTCAGCACATTGGAACGCGAGGCAGGACAAATAGTTCACTGCAACAGATTTGACAACAAAATAAATTGGTACAATCGGGAGttcctcttaataataataattgcttattgtcacaagtaggcttcgatgaagttactgtgaaaagcccctagtcgccatattccggcacctgttcggggaggccggtacgggaattgaacccgagctgctggtcttgttctgcattacaagccagctgttcagcccaccgtgctaaaccagccccatcccgGGTTTCTCTAGACCCAAAACAATTCTAATCTGGTGCAAACtctgcaaccacccccacacTTTTTAAACTGTTCCCCCTTCAACACCTTGCCATCAAAACTGACTCACTTCGCTTTAAATAGTTGTTTAATTTATTGGAAgtgcataataataatcataatctttattgtcacaagtaggcttacattaacactgcaatggagttactgtgaaaagcccctagtcgccacactccggcgcctgttcaggtacacggagggagaattcagaatgtccaattcacctaacagcacgtctttcgggacttgtgggaggaaactggagcacccgggggtggggggggggggggggggcatgcagacttcacacagacagtgacccaagccgggaaacgaacccgggaccctggcactgtgaagcaacagtactaaccactgtgctaccatgctgccgtttTCCATCAAATGGAATATTCAAGCGGCGTGCCCGATGGGACCCTCCGTGCACAGTCATTTGGCCATTGGTGTAACCAGGAAGGAGTGAAAGAGCTGGGGCTTTTATTCTCTTCCAATGGTAGGAGCTAAAGCCAAATGGCATTGACGTGGTTAAGGAGAATCCGGATGAGTATGTGACGGAGATGGAAACAGAACGACATGTCGAGAGGATGAGGTTTGTGCGGAGGGTGAAGACCAGCACAgactaatgggccgaatggcctgtcgaAATTCTCCTTGCGGCAAGCAGCCTCAAGCGGAGGGGAAGCAAAATACAGGAGAAACAAAACTTGATGTCAGCTTTCAGTAAAGGAATACATCACATAAAACACCTAGTGAACATAGCAGGCCTGCTCAAAACATACTCGTCTGGGGACGTACAAACTTAAGAAATAAGTCCAACCATGACGGTCCAGTATATCTACAAAAAGCGTCCGGTATCTCCCAAATTATGAATACTTCAGCTAGACCCAAAAGCATGTCACATATCCCTCAAAACTCAATATCCCCAATATAAATAACAACCCGCAGATCCCACATGTTTATCAGTGATCCGGAATCTTCAAAGCTAATATCCAAACATCTCAAAGCATCCAGTATCCTTCAAACTTGTAATGCTCCAGATCTGATTCTAATTACAAATAACCCAGATATTCTTGAAATTAATGCCagtcagaggctggtttagcacagtgggttaaatagtTGGCTTGTAAAGCAGTCCCAGGccggcagtgcgggttcaattcccgtaccagcctccccaaacaggtgccggaatgtggcgactaggggcttttcacagttacttcatttgaagcctacttgtgacaataagcgattttcattttcatttcatttttcagtccAGACGTCGCAAAGAAAAACATAACGGTATTGTATCTAtataggtctacaagattatgaggggcatagacagagtggacagtcagaggcttttccccagggtagaggggtcaattactagggggcataggtttaaggtgcgaggggcaaggtttagaagagatgtacgaggcaagtttttttacacagagggtagtgggtgcctgaaactcgctgccagaggaggtggtggaagcagggacgatagtgacatttaaggggcatcttgacaaatacatgaataggatgggaatagagggatacggacccaggaagtgtagaagattttagtttagacgggcagtatggttggcatgggcttggagggccgaagggcctgttcctgtgctgtacttttctttgttct comes from Scyliorhinus canicula chromosome 29, sScyCan1.1, whole genome shotgun sequence and encodes:
- the LOC119958483 gene encoding transmembrane protein 217-like translates to MLNIRNVFSRLKKLFSGDVCGLNAKEGTIVAGLFMLMVSIMQLIFEAGHFRYLTPLDTFGSGDNEDSNLYAFCIGSIIFTCLTIIAVILLFLFIWKEIFWGVAGYITWIFLYEISKICFLSVLMPVNSGLPSSVQALEWFGLTMRLLAHIFWMVFVTAYAIELYKISRNTDDSSKTKRKTPPKLKFAKVKEMGV